In Vibrio alginolyticus NBRC 15630 = ATCC 17749, the sequence GGCGATGGAAACTACGCAAGTTAATACTTAATCCGACTTCATGAAGCAACGCTGCCCACTCTAGTAAGTCAAATAACTCACTCTTTTTCTTAATGCCTAGTTCAGAGCGTACCTGACATAACATCTCACGTGCATGCCCCTTAACACGAGCGGCATGCTCTAAGTCGACTCGGTGCTTGTTGGCTAAATTTTCTGTGGTGCGCATGCGAATATCGGAGCGCGCAAAACGCTCTTCCATTTCGTACAACAGGCCTTCGCGCAGAGCACCATCGGAGAAAAACATCTGCTCAATGCGAAGCGCTTTGAAAATCGCGGACAAAATCGCTACGCCTGCTGCGAATACGGGTTTACGTTCTTCTGTTAGACCAGTCAGTTCAATATCTTCAATTGAATCAAATTTACACAGAGTTTCGATAAGTGTATCCAGTCGACTCGCTGTGATCAGGCCATCTTCAAAACCTAATCCTACTAGCACTTCTTGAATCGCTTTGATGGTTCCTGATGAGCCGAGAGCAATATCCCAGCCCTTTTTACGATATGTTGAGGCGATGGACTCGAGTTTTTGTTCGGCCGCTAACATCGCCTTACTGAAGTTTTTGCCTGACAGTTTGCCGTTTTTAAAGTATTGCTCTGTAAAACTGACGCATCCCATCTGTTTACTGTTGAGAAGCTCAGGCTCAAATTCTTGTCCAATAATCATCTCGGTACTGCCGCCTCCGATATCGATGACTAGTTTGGAGTTGGATTCTACTTGAGTGTGCGCGACACCTAAGTAAATCAGGCGGGCTTCTTCTTCTCCAGGGATAATTTCTATTGGGAAAGGCATCACTTCTTTTGCACGCTCGATGAAAAGGTGGGCATTTTTAGCGCGTCTTAGTGTGTGTGTGGCGGCGATACGCACATTTGACTCATCAAGCCCTTGCAACCTTTCAGCGAACATGGCTAAGCATTCTAGCGCACGCTCCATTGCGGCGTGACTTAAGTTCAATTCACTGTCGAGTCCTGATGCTAAGCGAACACGCTGTTTATGACGGCTAACCAGTTGTAAGTCACTGCCTACAACCTTGGCCACTACCATGTGGAAACTGTTTGAGCCGAGGTCTATCGCGGCAATGTAGCGAGTATCTTGTTCAAGTATTTGAGGCATCTGAATTTTGTTTTCTAGTTTGCTTTTCTATATTTTTAAGATAGTCATAGATAGCGATTTGAGAACGAACTTTTTTGCGATTACCTCGTGGTACGTAAGCGTTGCTCATTTCCTTATCTATAAAACGAGCCTTTACTGTATCGGTAAAATGGATATTCGTTATATCAATAATTCTCTGTTTCAAACGTGGATCACGGACTGGCGCCGCCACCTCAATGCGGTGATCGATATTTCTTGTCATCCAGTCAGCAGAAGAGATATAGACTTGCGGATCGCCATCGTTATGGGTAATCACCACGCGTGGGTGTTCCAAAAAGCGGTCAACAATACTGATGATGCGAATATTGTCGCTGATCCCCTCAATGCCCGGTACTAAGGAGCACATGCCGCGAATGATCATATTTATTTTCACTCCCGCCGTACTTGCTCCATACAGCTTATTGACGATGCCTTTATCGACTAGGTTATTGACCTTGATCGTAAGAGCGGCTTTTTTCCCTAGCTTAGCATTCGCAATTTCATTATCAATTAAGCGGTAGATTTGGGTTCGAGAATTACGAGGAGATACCATAAGGTGATTGAACTTCACTGGTCGGTATGGGTTCTCAATGTAACCGAAGACATTACGGACTTCATTAGTGATTTCTTGATCTGCCGTAAGAAGGGAGAAGTCGGTATAAATTCGTGCCGTCTTCTCATGGAAGTTGCCTGTGCCGATGTGTGCGTAGCGAATAATTTCTTCACCTTCGCGTCGGCTAATCATCAGTAGCTTTGAGTGAATCTTAAGACCAGGCGCACCAAAGATGACGTGCACACCCGCTTCGGTTAATACTTTTGACCATTCGATATTGGCTTCTTCATCAAAGCGAGCTTGCAGTTCGACGACCACAGTGACATTTTTGCCGTTGTGCACTGCATCAATTAAAGAGTTCATCAAGCGAGAATCTTTCGCGACGCGATAAATGTTAATCTTGATACTAAGTACTTTGGGATCGAAGGAGGCTTGGCGCACTAACTCACTAATGTGGTCAAAAGTGTGGTAGGGATAATAGAGCAGAATATCTTTCGCTTTAATCGCGTCAAAGCTGTTGGCATAACCTTCGAAATCGGCACATTTCATTGGCGGGAGAGGTTTATTTTCAAGATATTCTCGTCCAACATTTGGAAACCCGATGAAGTCTTTAAAGTTGTGATAGCGTCCGCCGGGGATAAGATTATCGTAGTTAGAGATATTAAGTTTGTTACACAGAAACTCTAACATTTGAGGCGGCATATCGCGTTCGTAGACGAAGCGAACGGGCTTTGCTGTCAGTCGCTGATTGACACCCTCTGACATTTGTTCAAGCAAGCTGTACTCGATTTCATTGCGTAAATCGTATTCAGCGTCACGCGTCATTTTCATCGCATAGCCGCTAAGCTCATCATAATCAAAAAAGCCTTTGAACAGCTCGTCCAAACAGTGGCGGATAATATTATCAAGTAAGATGATGGTTTTTCGACGCTTTCCTTTCTGTTCTGGTACCATCACAAAGCGGGGAAGGTGATCGGTCGGAATTTCGATCAGAGCGTACTGGTAATGTTCTTCTTTACGCAGTTCTACGGCGATGTAAGCGTACTCGTCTTTGAGAAATTGCAGAACATCGATCTCGTCTTTCATTAGGAGGGGAGTGATATGCGGCATTACCTCTCTACGGAAGTATTTCGCGATCCACTTTTGTTGCGATTCATCCAGTTGTTGCTCGTTGACCAAGAAAATGCGACGTCGCGCCATTTCTCGAATCAACTCGCTGTAAAGCTCATCAAATTGTTCGTTAAGCTTTAGTGCTTTCGACTGCATTTTGGTTAACAGTCGTTTAGGGCTATCACTGCCACCGCGCTCTTGGCTGATTAGGATTCTGCGCTTCACGTCCGCAAAGCGTACTTTGTAAA encodes:
- the ppx gene encoding exopolyphosphatase, translating into MPQILEQDTRYIAAIDLGSNSFHMVVAKVVGSDLQLVSRHKQRVRLASGLDSELNLSHAAMERALECLAMFAERLQGLDESNVRIAATHTLRRAKNAHLFIERAKEVMPFPIEIIPGEEEARLIYLGVAHTQVESNSKLVIDIGGGSTEMIIGQEFEPELLNSKQMGCVSFTEQYFKNGKLSGKNFSKAMLAAEQKLESIASTYRKKGWDIALGSSGTIKAIQEVLVGLGFEDGLITASRLDTLIETLCKFDSIEDIELTGLTEERKPVFAAGVAILSAIFKALRIEQMFFSDGALREGLLYEMEERFARSDIRMRTTENLANKHRVDLEHAARVKGHAREMLCQVRSELGIKKKSELFDLLEWAALLHEVGLSINLRSFHRHSFYILLHSTLQGFNREQQLVLATLARFQRKALKLQELPDFNLYKQSDVISLIKILRLSIVLNGQRNEDPLPDITLSIKNDEWILTCTDEAWLENNKLLHADLQEEQERWDSAKWTLTF
- the ppk1 gene encoding polyphosphate kinase 1; translated protein: MSAEKLYIEKELSWLSFNERVLQEAADKTVPLIERIRFLGIFSNNLDEFYKVRFADVKRRILISQERGGSDSPKRLLTKMQSKALKLNEQFDELYSELIREMARRRIFLVNEQQLDESQQKWIAKYFRREVMPHITPLLMKDEIDVLQFLKDEYAYIAVELRKEEHYQYALIEIPTDHLPRFVMVPEQKGKRRKTIILLDNIIRHCLDELFKGFFDYDELSGYAMKMTRDAEYDLRNEIEYSLLEQMSEGVNQRLTAKPVRFVYERDMPPQMLEFLCNKLNISNYDNLIPGGRYHNFKDFIGFPNVGREYLENKPLPPMKCADFEGYANSFDAIKAKDILLYYPYHTFDHISELVRQASFDPKVLSIKINIYRVAKDSRLMNSLIDAVHNGKNVTVVVELQARFDEEANIEWSKVLTEAGVHVIFGAPGLKIHSKLLMISRREGEEIIRYAHIGTGNFHEKTARIYTDFSLLTADQEITNEVRNVFGYIENPYRPVKFNHLMVSPRNSRTQIYRLIDNEIANAKLGKKAALTIKVNNLVDKGIVNKLYGASTAGVKINMIIRGMCSLVPGIEGISDNIRIISIVDRFLEHPRVVITHNDGDPQVYISSADWMTRNIDHRIEVAAPVRDPRLKQRIIDITNIHFTDTVKARFIDKEMSNAYVPRGNRKKVRSQIAIYDYLKNIEKQTRKQNSDASNT